The following proteins are co-located in the Rhodococcus opacus B4 genome:
- the sigM gene encoding RNA polymerase sigma factor SigM has translation MRIFRGDSEGEPSDVDLLAAHVAGDRHAFETLLGRHYDHLWHVAKRTSYTTEDAADALQEALLSAHRNAGSFRRDAAVRSWLHTIVVNACLDRIRRNKARPAVSLSADEDDEPRDTRDYVSEVELSLVVERALAQLPPDQRTAIVAVDLEGRSTSEAAVLLGVPEGTVKSRCARGRKKLAASLEYFRVEGNRS, from the coding sequence GTGCGAATCTTCCGGGGGGATTCAGAGGGTGAGCCCTCGGACGTCGACCTGTTGGCTGCGCACGTGGCCGGCGATCGTCACGCCTTCGAGACACTGCTCGGACGGCACTACGACCACCTGTGGCACGTCGCCAAACGCACCAGCTACACCACCGAGGACGCTGCGGACGCCCTGCAGGAGGCGTTGCTGTCGGCGCATCGCAACGCGGGCTCGTTCCGCCGGGACGCCGCGGTCCGGAGCTGGCTGCACACGATCGTCGTCAACGCCTGCCTCGACCGCATCCGCCGCAACAAGGCCCGTCCGGCGGTGTCCCTGTCCGCCGACGAGGACGACGAACCGCGCGACACCCGCGACTACGTCTCCGAGGTGGAACTCAGCCTGGTGGTCGAGCGCGCTCTGGCGCAGCTCCCGCCGGATCAGCGGACCGCGATCGTGGCCGTGGACCTCGAGGGCCGGTCGACCAGCGAGGCCGCGGTGCTGCTCGGCGTTCCGGAGGGCACCGTGAAGAGCCGCTGCGCCCGCGGCCGCAAGAAGCTCGCCGCCTCTCTCGAATATTTTCGGGTGGAGGGGAACCGATCATGA
- a CDS encoding TetR/AcrR family transcriptional regulator produces the protein MNATGTGRPRDPRIDTDVLAVTRAMLVETGWEHLSMRAIATRSGVSRASITRRWPSKAHLVLDAILGATPDLTPFEGTDREGWIRWVVTGSAELFSRPEVREATPGLLAAIRDHDDLRTALWRGFSGPSTQLFGGAESSTATAVLVLAAGAALFTSLVAVEDDTPELRAKILELLLPVAQSESESR, from the coding sequence ATGAATGCAACCGGAACCGGCCGCCCCCGCGACCCGCGGATCGACACCGACGTCCTCGCGGTCACCCGTGCGATGCTCGTGGAGACGGGGTGGGAACACCTGAGCATGCGGGCCATCGCGACGCGCTCCGGCGTGAGCAGGGCGTCGATCACTCGGCGGTGGCCGTCGAAGGCGCATCTGGTTCTCGACGCCATCCTCGGCGCGACACCCGATCTGACGCCGTTCGAGGGCACCGATCGCGAAGGCTGGATCCGCTGGGTGGTGACCGGCAGCGCCGAACTGTTCTCACGGCCGGAGGTGCGGGAGGCCACGCCGGGTCTGCTGGCCGCGATACGGGACCACGACGATCTCCGGACCGCGCTCTGGCGGGGATTCAGCGGACCGAGTACTCAACTGTTCGGGGGCGCGGAGTCGAGCACCGCGACTGCCGTGCTGGTGCTCGCGGCCGGCGCGGCTCTGTTCACGAGCCTGGTCGCCGTGGAGGACGACACTCCGGAACTGCGTGCGAAGATCCTCGAACTGCTCCTGCCGGTCGCCCAATCCGAGTCCGAAAGTCGCTGA
- the nox gene encoding 4,4'-dithiodibutanoate disulfide reductase yields the protein MTVPPPIPGIWEPARLGPLTLRNRIVKAATFEGVMPRGRVTDRLVDFHTEVARGGAALTTVAYCAVSPSGRVHANTLVLDRVRVPDLRRLTDAVHAEGGLAAAQIGHAGLVANTLSNRTKTLAPSTRLSPPAMGLVRSATRDELDEVTRDFETTARNAVDAGFDAIEVHLGHNYLLSSFMSPNLNRRSDEYGGSLERRAAFPRRVLERVRHAVGDSVAVTAKFNMTDGVPKGLWLDDSLRIAQLLEADGYLDAMQLTGGSSLLNGMYFFRGEVPMTEFVASQPKLVGWGLKVYGPRIFPTYPFEEAFFLPMARQFRDALSMPLILLGGINRLDTIENALGEGFEFVAMARALLRDPDLVNKFRDRQVAEGLCIHCNKCMPTIYSGTRCVIRETLR from the coding sequence ATGACCGTTCCACCACCGATCCCCGGCATCTGGGAGCCGGCCCGCCTGGGCCCCCTGACACTGCGGAACCGCATCGTGAAAGCGGCCACGTTCGAGGGAGTCATGCCGCGAGGCCGGGTCACCGACCGGCTCGTCGACTTCCACACCGAGGTCGCCCGCGGCGGCGCCGCACTGACGACCGTCGCGTACTGCGCCGTCTCGCCAAGCGGACGCGTCCACGCGAACACCCTGGTGCTCGACCGCGTCCGCGTCCCCGACCTGCGCCGGCTGACCGACGCCGTCCACGCCGAGGGGGGATTGGCCGCGGCCCAGATCGGTCATGCCGGTCTGGTCGCGAACACGCTGTCCAACCGCACCAAGACACTCGCGCCGTCCACTCGCCTCAGCCCGCCGGCGATGGGCCTCGTGCGAAGTGCCACCCGGGACGAACTCGACGAGGTCACCCGCGACTTCGAGACCACGGCACGCAACGCCGTCGACGCCGGATTCGACGCGATCGAGGTCCACCTCGGCCACAACTATCTACTCAGCTCGTTCATGAGCCCCAACCTCAACCGGCGTTCGGACGAATACGGAGGCAGCCTGGAGCGACGGGCCGCGTTCCCGCGCCGGGTACTCGAGCGGGTGCGCCACGCGGTCGGCGACTCGGTGGCCGTCACCGCGAAATTCAACATGACGGACGGTGTCCCGAAAGGGCTGTGGCTCGACGACAGTCTCCGCATCGCCCAACTCCTCGAGGCCGACGGGTACCTCGACGCGATGCAGCTCACCGGCGGCAGCTCGCTGCTCAACGGGATGTACTTCTTTCGCGGCGAAGTGCCGATGACGGAATTCGTTGCCTCTCAGCCGAAGCTGGTGGGGTGGGGGTTGAAGGTGTACGGGCCGCGCATCTTTCCGACCTACCCGTTCGAGGAGGCCTTCTTCCTGCCGATGGCCCGGCAGTTCCGCGACGCCCTGTCGATGCCGCTCATCCTCCTCGGCGGCATCAACCGGCTCGATACCATCGAGAACGCTCTCGGCGAAGGATTCGAGTTCGTCGCGATGGCCCGCGCCCTGCTCCGCGACCCGGACCTCGTGAACAAGTTCCGCGACCGGCAAGTCGCCGAGGGACTCTGCATCCACTGCAACAAGTGCATGCCCACGATCTACTCGGGCACGCGCTGCGTCATCCGGGAGACTCTGCGCTGA
- a CDS encoding DUF6049 family protein, translating into MALRRVGAVTLTALAVVLAPTSTVVASAQDPVPPESAETQLVDEDPEFLELHIDNVTPSTVTTTTDPIVTVTGSVKNIGDRTVRDVSVRLQRAPAVASSEGLRTSLTLDQSRYDTVGMFDTVAGRLDEGQSKQFTLSLPLRSDTDLSLDITEPGVYPLMVNVNGTPEYGGAARLDDARFLLPVFGVPGSPAVPPDISSPVAITMMWPLADRPRLAAGVAGSVTEPVRLVDDDLASSLDDGGRLDELLGAAEFATRESVDRDHTLRDSLCLAVDPDLLITVENMTRGYLVVDDPSDPTGSAHEGAGKDAAAAWLERARSLAASMCTTSVPFAQADLSAISEIGNADLTATAVDAPADIVDNVLGVTSLRNFVWSDAGVLDDATAQMLRGDDATTALVAANSVDTTTPRDSAHVIEATPPPATPVPANGETTTPAATETPTATGSVDALLFDPSVGTALAAMGTTPQTPSYTPQRARYDLSDDSQTARMQDALGAVSWSALEPEAARAAGVPRTLMVVPPQLWTAGADDAKTLLSTVASLMRSGLATPRPLPAMLGRQPGSPEVASLDYPDQAAEDGVPAHIRDAAATQMPRIEALNAALVGDPQAPLTPERLTAPLREDLVRSMSLAHRRDDERRSAEEASDTRADEVAETMDDMFGAVTVVSPGGVYTLASEQSPLLLVARNDLPVGITVRLQVDAPSGMTITDIGPTTLPPRGSRTLTVPTEANDSRKLVVNFSLTTADGQQLGEPTSVTVRSNAYGQAVAILTACAGALLLFLAGRRLWHRFRGQPDPADEGYERS; encoded by the coding sequence ACATCGGCGACCGCACGGTCCGCGACGTCAGCGTACGGCTGCAACGCGCGCCCGCCGTCGCGAGCAGCGAGGGCCTCCGCACGTCCCTCACCCTCGATCAGTCCCGCTACGACACGGTCGGCATGTTCGACACGGTCGCGGGCCGCCTCGACGAGGGTCAGAGCAAGCAGTTCACGCTGTCGCTGCCGCTGCGTTCCGACACCGACCTCTCTCTCGACATCACCGAACCCGGCGTGTACCCGCTGATGGTGAACGTGAACGGCACCCCCGAGTACGGCGGGGCCGCGCGCCTCGACGACGCCCGGTTCCTGCTTCCCGTGTTCGGGGTCCCGGGCAGTCCGGCGGTGCCCCCGGACATCTCCAGTCCCGTCGCCATCACCATGATGTGGCCCCTCGCCGACCGCCCCCGGTTGGCGGCGGGTGTCGCTGGGTCCGTCACCGAACCGGTGCGTCTCGTGGACGACGACCTCGCGAGCTCACTGGACGACGGCGGCCGGCTCGACGAACTGCTGGGGGCGGCGGAGTTCGCCACCCGGGAGAGCGTCGACCGCGACCACACGCTGCGGGACAGTCTGTGCCTGGCGGTCGACCCGGACCTGCTGATCACCGTTGAGAACATGACCCGCGGATATCTGGTGGTGGACGACCCATCCGATCCCACCGGTTCCGCGCACGAGGGTGCGGGCAAGGATGCCGCGGCGGCGTGGCTCGAGCGTGCCCGGTCGCTGGCCGCGTCGATGTGCACCACGTCGGTGCCGTTCGCGCAGGCCGACCTGTCCGCGATCAGCGAGATCGGAAACGCCGACCTCACCGCGACCGCTGTCGACGCCCCCGCCGACATCGTGGACAACGTGCTCGGTGTCACGTCGCTGCGGAACTTCGTCTGGAGCGACGCCGGGGTGCTCGACGACGCGACGGCGCAGATGCTCCGCGGAGACGACGCGACCACGGCACTCGTGGCCGCGAATTCCGTCGACACGACCACTCCCCGCGACAGCGCCCACGTCATCGAGGCGACACCGCCGCCCGCAACCCCCGTCCCGGCGAACGGGGAGACCACCACCCCCGCGGCCACCGAGACCCCGACGGCCACGGGCAGCGTCGACGCACTGCTGTTCGATCCGTCCGTCGGCACGGCGCTCGCCGCGATGGGGACGACTCCGCAGACTCCCTCCTACACCCCCCAGCGCGCCCGGTACGACCTCTCGGACGATTCCCAGACCGCCCGGATGCAGGACGCGCTCGGTGCGGTGTCGTGGTCTGCCCTCGAACCCGAGGCCGCACGGGCGGCCGGCGTCCCCCGAACGCTGATGGTGGTGCCGCCGCAGCTGTGGACGGCGGGCGCCGACGACGCGAAGACACTGCTGTCGACGGTGGCCTCCCTGATGCGGTCGGGGCTCGCGACGCCCCGGCCGTTGCCCGCGATGCTGGGCCGCCAACCCGGATCACCCGAGGTCGCGAGCCTGGACTACCCGGATCAGGCCGCCGAGGACGGCGTCCCCGCCCACATCCGCGACGCCGCCGCCACCCAGATGCCCCGGATCGAGGCCCTGAACGCCGCGCTGGTCGGCGACCCGCAGGCCCCACTCACCCCTGAGCGGTTAACCGCACCGCTCCGCGAGGACCTCGTGCGCTCGATGAGCCTCGCGCATCGCCGCGACGACGAACGCCGGTCCGCGGAAGAAGCGTCCGACACGCGCGCCGACGAGGTCGCCGAAACCATGGACGACATGTTCGGGGCCGTCACCGTCGTGTCGCCCGGCGGCGTCTACACGCTGGCGTCGGAACAGAGCCCGCTGCTGCTGGTCGCCAGGAACGACCTGCCGGTCGGGATCACCGTGCGTCTGCAGGTGGACGCGCCATCCGGAATGACCATCACCGACATCGGCCCCACCACGCTGCCGCCGCGGGGCAGCCGCACCCTCACCGTTCCCACCGAGGCCAACGACTCCCGCAAGCTCGTCGTCAATTTCTCTCTGACCACCGCCGATGGACAGCAACTGGGAGAGCCGACCAGCGTGACGGTACGGTCCAACGCGTACGGGCAGGCGGTGGCGATACTGACAGCATGCGCGGGTGCTCTGCTGCTGTTCCTCGCCGGCCGCCGGCTGTGGCATCGATTCCGCGGCCAGCCGGATCCAGCTGACGAAGGGTACGAACGTTCATGA
- the trxA gene encoding thioredoxin, giving the protein MSNTVTITDDSFQQDVISSDKPVLVDFWATWCGPCKMIAPVLEEIAGEHSDKLTIAKLDIDANPGAARDFQVMSIPTLILFKDGKPINTIVGTKGKAALLKELADVL; this is encoded by the coding sequence GTGTCGAATACCGTCACCATCACCGATGATTCGTTCCAGCAGGACGTCATTTCCAGCGACAAGCCCGTCCTCGTCGACTTCTGGGCCACCTGGTGCGGCCCCTGCAAGATGATCGCCCCCGTCCTGGAGGAGATCGCCGGTGAGCACAGCGACAAGCTGACCATCGCGAAGCTCGACATCGACGCCAACCCGGGCGCTGCCCGCGACTTCCAGGTCATGTCGATCCCCACGCTGATCCTGTTCAAGGACGGCAAGCCGATCAACACGATCGTCGGCACCAAGGGCAAGGCTGCGCTGCTGAAAGAGCTCGCCGACGTTCTCTGA
- a CDS encoding NAD-dependent epimerase/dehydratase family protein, protein MKIAVTGGTGYVGAHTTLALLADGHTVRLLILPTECPGALLAAAGADAARIEQVVGDIRDAETVGRVLDGCDALLHAAGVVGTDDRREQLMWEINTQATASILTRAAYLGLDPIVHVASFSALFPSPDAVIGPDSPTASGRSAYGRTKAAADRIARALQDAGAPVVITYPASVVDPGVGTTKGVTEQGWGAIVGGGVAPRFDGGVQMIDVRDVAAVHAAAMHPGRGPRRYVCGGELVEFNQLVDVLEHSSGRRIRRIPLSGSTFRTLGRIADVVGRLTPLSPALGYEAAWLLTSATPTDDSRTRDELGLTWRPARAALAATFA, encoded by the coding sequence ATGAAGATCGCGGTCACCGGCGGCACCGGCTACGTCGGCGCCCACACCACGCTCGCGCTGCTCGCCGACGGGCACACGGTTCGACTGCTGATCCTCCCCACCGAATGTCCCGGCGCCCTGCTCGCGGCGGCCGGGGCCGACGCCGCGCGAATCGAGCAGGTGGTCGGCGACATCCGCGACGCCGAAACGGTGGGGCGCGTCCTCGACGGCTGCGACGCCCTCCTCCACGCCGCCGGGGTGGTGGGCACCGACGACCGCCGCGAACAACTGATGTGGGAGATCAACACGCAGGCCACCGCCTCGATCCTCACCCGCGCGGCCTACCTCGGACTCGATCCGATCGTCCACGTCGCGAGTTTCAGCGCGCTGTTTCCGTCGCCCGACGCCGTCATCGGACCGGACAGCCCGACGGCGTCCGGTCGCAGCGCCTACGGGCGCACCAAGGCCGCTGCCGACCGCATCGCCCGCGCACTCCAGGACGCGGGCGCCCCGGTGGTCATCACGTACCCGGCCAGCGTCGTCGACCCCGGGGTCGGAACCACGAAGGGTGTCACCGAACAGGGCTGGGGCGCGATCGTCGGCGGCGGGGTCGCGCCTCGATTCGACGGCGGCGTGCAGATGATCGACGTGCGCGACGTGGCCGCCGTCCATGCCGCCGCGATGCACCCCGGCCGGGGCCCGCGCCGGTACGTCTGCGGCGGCGAACTCGTCGAGTTCAATCAGCTCGTCGACGTCCTCGAACACTCCTCCGGTCGTCGTATCCGGCGCATCCCGCTGTCGGGCAGCACGTTTCGCACGCTCGGTCGGATCGCCGACGTGGTCGGCAGACTCACACCCCTCAGCCCCGCGCTCGGTTACGAGGCGGCCTGGCTCCTCACCTCGGCCACCCCGACCGACGACTCCAGAACCCGCGACGAACTCGGGCTCACCTGGCGACCGGCCCGCGCGGCGCTGGCCGCGACATTCGCCTGA
- the murJ gene encoding murein biosynthesis integral membrane protein MurJ: MQFAAIRVDPPPPPVRDSGPSTAPQKQSNSRLLASTGSIAVATLVSRITGFAKQLLVLTLLGGSVASSFTVASQIPNMISELVLGAVLTAIVVPVLVRAEREDPDQGAAFVRRLFTATCVLLGTAALLATAAAPVLTTHVFLSADGKVNTSLTTALSYLLLPAILFYGLSALLTAILNTRQVFKPGAWAPVLNNVVMLTVLVIYYATPGEITLDPVRMSDPKLLVLGVGVTLGVVVQALSLVPAIRREGISLKPLWGLDDRLKQFGGMAVAIILYVLISQAGMIVATRISSHADASGPAIYNNAWLLLQLPYGVLGVTVLTAIMPRLSRNAAADDTPAVVDDLSVATRLTMISLIPIITFLTFAGPEIGQALYGYGNFGSGDAERLGEAVSWSAFTLIPYSLVLIQLRVFYAREQAWTPTWIVLGITAVKIALSALTPMIASSDDQVVILLGAANGLGYITGALVGGWLLHRSLGNLQMANVGKTVWVVVLASMAGALVMLGADRLLGLDRLTSLFGGPGSMVRVMISGVLMLAVTFVILWFAKVPEIVSITVAVARKVRALRGRGAAPEPEVDPLADAETELIPVVRATPPDVGGQPRGIERPGGLPYPGHERVGSPPGNGRSWAFENEGVRVSDDDVAGSKRAGGSTVQASERDSAAARNGVDAPTTRISSESASTDSAKSDTKAGADAPQKNDAGASQKKAADAPKPAQTNETGADAGKEAPAEDSGESPADDRRDTRHMGSAPARDLSYDTGVIPITPAPGREPGAGPRRTPRGPKLIPGASVAGGRYRLLTPHGGSRGLQFWQALDVKLDREVALTFVDAEQRSTSAGPEGPQAILSRTLRLGRINSPGLARVLDVVRGSSGGIVVAEWTPGRSLREMADTKPSPIGAASAIRALAAAAETAHRAGGALSIDHPDRVRISINGDAVLAFPATLADSDSSSDVRGLGAMLYALITARWPLADPSAPAGESSGSPRPGSVGGMRLADRDSSGQPIGPRVIRPEVPFEISAVALRSLEPNGGIRTAATVQHILDQASVVNDKTEFIPALRLGQRGPGTNGHALADPEALEAEKKKSNRMIAALVGLAVVTIIVLALLGFWLATFLTGSSSDAPLTEQDFGLTTSAEAPPNPESPAAAPAPAANVAPISPSGATVFSPQGTPDSAANARLAIDGNTSTVWSTDSYFQPFPALKNGVGLMVTLDEPATLSSVWINSPTPGTNVEIRSAPSENPTLDQTQVLGSKVLGNGVTEIPVKSEGPTKNVLVWITGLSNSRGTNQSSIADIGFNAST, encoded by the coding sequence GTGCAGTTCGCGGCCATCCGGGTCGACCCACCGCCCCCTCCGGTCCGCGACTCCGGGCCGTCGACGGCGCCGCAGAAGCAGAGCAACTCCCGCCTGCTGGCGTCCACCGGGTCGATCGCGGTGGCGACGCTCGTCAGCCGCATCACCGGATTCGCCAAGCAACTTCTCGTCCTGACGCTGCTGGGTGGGTCGGTGGCCAGCTCGTTCACCGTCGCCAGCCAGATCCCGAACATGATCTCCGAACTGGTGCTGGGCGCGGTGCTCACCGCCATCGTGGTGCCCGTCCTGGTGCGCGCCGAACGCGAGGACCCGGACCAGGGTGCCGCGTTCGTGCGTCGCCTGTTCACCGCCACGTGTGTGCTGCTCGGAACGGCGGCGCTGCTCGCGACCGCCGCGGCGCCCGTGCTCACCACCCACGTGTTCCTGTCGGCCGACGGCAAGGTGAACACGTCCCTCACCACAGCCCTGTCCTATCTGCTGCTGCCCGCGATCCTGTTCTACGGGCTGTCGGCGCTGCTCACGGCCATTCTGAACACCCGGCAGGTGTTCAAACCCGGCGCCTGGGCTCCGGTGCTGAACAACGTCGTGATGCTCACCGTGCTGGTGATCTACTACGCCACACCGGGGGAGATCACCCTCGATCCGGTCCGGATGAGCGACCCGAAACTGCTGGTCCTCGGCGTGGGCGTCACGCTCGGTGTCGTGGTGCAGGCGCTGAGCCTGGTGCCGGCGATCCGCCGCGAGGGCATCTCGCTGAAACCGCTGTGGGGCCTCGACGACCGGCTCAAGCAGTTCGGCGGCATGGCCGTCGCCATCATCCTGTACGTGCTGATCAGCCAGGCCGGCATGATCGTCGCCACCCGCATCTCGTCGCACGCGGACGCGTCGGGTCCCGCGATCTACAACAACGCCTGGCTGCTGCTGCAGTTGCCGTACGGCGTGCTCGGCGTGACGGTGCTCACGGCGATCATGCCGCGGCTCAGCCGCAACGCCGCCGCCGACGACACGCCCGCCGTGGTCGACGACCTGTCCGTCGCCACCCGGCTGACGATGATCTCCCTGATCCCGATCATCACGTTCCTCACGTTCGCCGGACCGGAGATCGGTCAGGCGCTGTACGGGTACGGCAACTTCGGGTCCGGGGACGCCGAACGCCTCGGCGAGGCCGTCAGCTGGTCCGCGTTCACGCTCATCCCGTACTCGCTCGTCCTGATCCAGCTCCGCGTGTTCTACGCCCGCGAACAGGCGTGGACTCCCACGTGGATCGTCCTCGGCATCACCGCGGTGAAGATCGCGCTGTCGGCGCTCACCCCGATGATCGCCTCGAGCGACGACCAGGTGGTCATCCTGCTCGGCGCGGCCAACGGTCTCGGCTACATCACCGGCGCGCTCGTCGGAGGCTGGCTGCTGCACCGCAGCCTCGGCAACCTGCAGATGGCGAACGTCGGGAAGACGGTGTGGGTGGTGGTGCTCGCGTCGATGGCGGGCGCGCTCGTCATGCTCGGCGCCGACCGGCTCCTCGGGCTCGACCGGCTCACCAGTCTGTTCGGCGGTCCGGGCTCCATGGTCCGGGTCATGATCAGCGGCGTCCTCATGCTCGCCGTCACGTTCGTGATCCTCTGGTTCGCGAAGGTCCCCGAAATCGTGTCCATCACCGTCGCCGTCGCCCGCAAGGTTCGTGCCCTGCGCGGTCGCGGCGCGGCTCCGGAACCGGAGGTCGACCCGCTCGCCGACGCCGAAACAGAACTGATTCCCGTGGTCCGTGCCACACCGCCCGACGTCGGTGGGCAGCCGCGTGGTATCGAACGACCCGGTGGACTCCCGTACCCTGGACACGAGCGGGTCGGATCGCCGCCCGGTAACGGTCGGAGTTGGGCATTCGAGAATGAAGGAGTGAGGGTGAGCGACGACGACGTGGCCGGCAGCAAGAGAGCCGGAGGTTCTACGGTGCAAGCGTCCGAACGCGATTCGGCCGCCGCACGCAACGGCGTCGACGCCCCGACCACCCGGATCTCGTCCGAGTCGGCCTCCACCGACTCCGCGAAGTCCGACACGAAGGCCGGCGCAGACGCACCGCAGAAGAACGACGCGGGCGCTTCGCAAAAGAAGGCCGCCGACGCCCCGAAACCTGCGCAGACCAACGAGACCGGCGCGGACGCCGGGAAGGAGGCTCCCGCCGAAGACTCCGGCGAGTCGCCCGCCGACGACCGTCGAGACACGCGTCACATGGGCTCCGCACCCGCACGAGATCTCAGCTACGACACCGGCGTGATCCCGATCACACCTGCGCCCGGACGTGAGCCCGGCGCGGGTCCCCGTCGTACTCCCCGCGGTCCCAAGCTCATTCCCGGCGCCTCCGTCGCCGGCGGTCGCTACCGCCTGCTGACTCCGCACGGCGGTTCGCGGGGCCTGCAGTTCTGGCAGGCACTGGACGTCAAACTCGACCGCGAGGTCGCCCTCACCTTCGTGGACGCCGAACAACGCTCCACCTCGGCCGGTCCCGAAGGCCCGCAGGCCATTCTGTCGCGCACCCTGCGACTGGGCCGGATCAATTCCCCCGGTCTCGCCCGCGTCCTCGACGTGGTCCGCGGCAGCTCGGGCGGCATCGTCGTCGCCGAGTGGACCCCGGGCCGCTCGCTGCGGGAGATGGCCGACACCAAGCCGTCTCCGATCGGCGCCGCCAGCGCCATCCGCGCGCTCGCCGCGGCGGCCGAGACCGCGCACCGGGCCGGTGGGGCACTGTCCATCGACCATCCCGACCGCGTCCGGATCAGCATCAACGGCGATGCCGTGCTGGCGTTCCCGGCCACGCTCGCCGACTCCGACTCGAGTTCCGACGTGCGCGGCCTGGGTGCCATGCTCTACGCCCTCATCACCGCCCGCTGGCCGCTCGCAGACCCGTCCGCCCCGGCCGGTGAATCCTCGGGTTCGCCTCGCCCCGGCAGCGTCGGCGGCATGCGGCTGGCCGACCGCGACTCCAGCGGGCAGCCCATCGGGCCGCGGGTGATCCGGCCGGAGGTCCCGTTCGAGATCTCCGCAGTGGCCCTGCGTTCGCTCGAGCCGAACGGCGGAATCCGCACGGCCGCCACCGTGCAGCACATTCTCGATCAGGCGTCCGTCGTCAACGACAAGACCGAGTTCATCCCCGCGCTGCGGCTCGGGCAGCGGGGGCCGGGCACCAACGGTCATGCTCTCGCCGACCCGGAAGCGCTGGAGGCGGAGAAGAAGAAGTCCAACCGGATGATCGCCGCGCTCGTCGGCCTGGCGGTCGTCACGATCATCGTGCTGGCGCTGCTGGGCTTCTGGCTCGCCACGTTCCTCACGGGCAGCAGTTCCGACGCGCCGCTCACCGAACAGGATTTCGGACTCACCACCTCGGCGGAGGCCCCACCGAACCCGGAGTCGCCGGCCGCTGCGCCCGCCCCCGCGGCGAACGTCGCACCGATCAGCCCCTCCGGCGCGACCGTGTTCTCGCCGCAGGGCACACCCGACTCCGCCGCCAACGCCCGGCTGGCCATCGACGGCAACACGTCCACGGTGTGGAGCACCGACTCGTACTTCCAGCCCTTCCCCGCGCTGAAGAACGGTGTGGGCCTGATGGTCACGCTGGACGAGCCGGCGACCCTGTCGAGCGTGTGGATCAACTCGCCGACCCCGGGCACCAACGTCGAGATCCGCAGTGCCCCGTCCGAGAACCCGACCCTCGACCAGACGCAGGTGCTCGGTTCGAAGGTCCTCGGCAACGGCGTCACCGAGATCCCGGTCAAGTCGGAGGGACCCACCAAGAACGTGCTGGTGTGGATCACCGGCCTGAGCAATTCCCGCGGCACGAACCAATCGTCCATCGCCGACATCGGTTTCAACGCCTCCACGTAG
- the trxB gene encoding thioredoxin-disulfide reductase gives MTTPSTVHELIIVGSGPAGYTAAVYAARAELEPLQFEGTQFGGALMTTTEVENFPGFREGIMGPDLMDQMREQAKRFGTDIRTEDVEELDLTGPIKKVVVNGETYLAHAVVLAMGAAARYLGIPGEEKLLGRGVSACATCDGFFFKDQDIVVVGGGDSAMEEATFLTRFARSVTVVHRREEFRASRIMLERAKANAKIRFVTNAAPVEVLGENSVTGLVVRDTVTGETSTLDVTGMFVAIGHDPRSELVKGQVDLDEAGYVIVQNPTTATSVDGVFAAGDLVDHIYQQAITAAGTGCSAAMDAERWLAERGDITANTVAAAGSPVDA, from the coding sequence ATGACCACTCCATCGACGGTTCATGAACTCATCATCGTTGGTTCGGGACCTGCCGGATACACCGCTGCCGTCTACGCGGCGCGCGCGGAACTCGAGCCGCTGCAGTTCGAGGGGACCCAGTTCGGTGGCGCCCTCATGACCACCACCGAGGTCGAGAACTTCCCCGGATTCCGCGAGGGAATCATGGGACCCGACCTGATGGACCAGATGCGCGAGCAGGCCAAGCGCTTCGGCACCGACATCCGCACCGAGGACGTCGAGGAACTCGACCTCACCGGCCCGATCAAGAAGGTCGTCGTGAACGGCGAGACCTACCTGGCGCACGCGGTCGTGCTGGCGATGGGTGCCGCAGCCCGCTACCTGGGGATTCCCGGGGAAGAGAAGTTGCTCGGCCGCGGCGTCAGCGCCTGTGCCACGTGCGACGGGTTCTTCTTCAAGGATCAGGACATCGTCGTGGTCGGCGGCGGCGACTCCGCCATGGAGGAGGCCACCTTCCTCACCCGCTTCGCCCGCAGCGTCACCGTGGTGCACCGCCGCGAGGAGTTCCGCGCGTCCCGCATCATGCTCGAGCGCGCCAAGGCGAACGCGAAGATCCGGTTCGTGACCAACGCGGCGCCCGTCGAGGTGCTGGGGGAGAACAGCGTCACCGGCCTCGTGGTCCGCGACACCGTCACCGGTGAGACGTCCACGCTGGACGTCACCGGCATGTTCGTCGCCATCGGCCACGATCCGCGCAGCGAACTGGTCAAGGGTCAGGTCGACCTCGACGAGGCCGGCTATGTGATCGTCCAGAACCCGACCACCGCCACCTCAGTGGACGGCGTCTTCGCCGCCGGCGACCTCGTCGACCACATCTACCAGCAGGCGATCACCGCGGCCGGCACCGGATGTTCCGCGGCGATGGATGCCGAGCGCTGGCTGGCCGAGCGCGGCGACATCACCGCCAACACCGTGGCCGCCGCCGGCTCACCGGTCGACGCCTGA